From Lentisphaera araneosa HTCC2155, the proteins below share one genomic window:
- a CDS encoding PSD1 and planctomycete cytochrome C domain-containing protein, which yields MKRLILSSLFIFTSIQAKEINFNQDIRPILSDRCFHCHGPDKHDRKKKLRLDIAEGDDGAYRVRRGRFGIVPGDLEKSTVWQRIITDDEDDIMPPLDSHKKQLTVKEKALIKQWIEEGAKYEGFWAFEEPKKSSLPKETPWSNHPVDLYALDKMKQEQLQPNQEADKRTLIRRVSFDLTGLPPTNEEIHTFINDKSPKAYENLVDRLLRKPQYGEHMSKYWLDLVRFADTNGRHHDHYRDMTPYRDWVIKSFNKNLNYADFMRYQVAGDLYENPTEDQLVASGFNRLHLIIDQGTAPPEESYTRNVIDRVTAVGTAFMGLTVQCALCHDHKYDPISQKDFFALFAFFNNFDGGPETGGRKGTDFKQGLQKPYIRLGEELARKEVNPTWIWKKGKVTTEKANFKKSFTLEKKPSQAFLQATCDNSFTIKINGKHLGQSKEWHKPLKKDVAKFLKLGENLIEVEASNIGNAGGFVAYLKAGDVDILSDASWQAQVPGQEWHAAVELKKHGSEPWKQVLDIKGEDNRRGAMVMKERKDIKPAHILIRGEYDNLGEVVERNTPEFLPPLKKEGEVASRMDLANWLVNDHPLTGRIAVNRFWQQLFGVGLVKTSEDFGAQGEVPSHPELLDYLTVYFQESNWDVKKIMKFMVMSKTYRQSSKAKEKSYTEDPENRLLARGSRYRMDSEMIRDQILAHSGLLSDKMYGKSVKPPQPDGMWKAVTMPYSYPKIYEADSGEAIYRRSVYTFWKRGMPPPQMSILNAPEREACIARRERTNTPLQALLLMNEPEFLKAQGHVARQVVAKKSLNDAQKLSYVYEKLTSRDINKKQVGQLKTLLEQLRDHYAKNPSDTKELANLLELKNNQAELAAWTLLVNSIYNLDIMKTRE from the coding sequence ATGAAAAGATTAATTTTAAGTAGCTTATTTATCTTTACTTCAATCCAAGCTAAAGAAATAAATTTTAATCAGGATATACGGCCGATTTTATCGGATCGCTGTTTCCATTGTCATGGTCCAGATAAACATGATCGCAAGAAAAAATTAAGGCTCGACATAGCAGAAGGCGATGATGGCGCCTACCGAGTACGCCGCGGAAGATTTGGTATTGTCCCAGGTGATTTAGAAAAGAGTACCGTTTGGCAGCGTATTATCACTGATGATGAAGACGATATCATGCCGCCCTTGGACTCTCATAAGAAGCAATTGACGGTTAAAGAAAAAGCACTCATTAAGCAATGGATTGAAGAGGGCGCTAAATACGAAGGTTTCTGGGCTTTTGAAGAGCCAAAGAAATCATCTTTGCCAAAAGAGACACCTTGGAGTAATCATCCCGTAGATTTATATGCTTTAGATAAAATGAAGCAGGAACAATTACAGCCCAATCAAGAAGCTGATAAAAGAACTCTCATTCGTCGTGTCAGTTTTGATTTAACGGGTTTGCCACCGACAAATGAAGAAATTCATACTTTCATTAATGATAAGAGTCCCAAGGCCTACGAAAACTTAGTTGATCGTTTATTGCGTAAACCGCAATACGGTGAACACATGAGCAAGTATTGGTTGGATTTAGTGCGTTTTGCCGATACTAACGGACGCCATCACGATCACTACCGCGATATGACTCCCTACCGCGACTGGGTTATTAAGTCATTTAACAAGAACCTTAATTACGCAGATTTTATGCGTTATCAGGTCGCAGGTGATCTTTATGAGAATCCAACAGAAGATCAGCTCGTGGCTTCGGGCTTTAATCGACTCCACCTCATCATTGATCAGGGGACTGCACCACCCGAGGAGAGTTACACGCGTAACGTGATTGATCGTGTGACGGCAGTGGGGACTGCTTTCATGGGACTAACCGTGCAATGCGCGCTTTGTCACGATCACAAATACGACCCCATCAGTCAAAAAGACTTTTTTGCGCTTTTCGCTTTCTTCAACAATTTTGATGGTGGACCGGAGACAGGCGGTAGAAAAGGGACTGACTTTAAACAGGGGTTACAGAAGCCTTATATTCGCTTAGGTGAAGAGCTTGCCAGAAAAGAAGTCAATCCCACATGGATTTGGAAAAAAGGAAAAGTCACTACAGAAAAAGCCAATTTTAAAAAGTCTTTTACACTGGAGAAAAAGCCTAGTCAAGCATTCTTGCAAGCAACATGTGATAATAGCTTCACAATCAAAATTAACGGTAAGCACCTGGGTCAGTCAAAGGAATGGCATAAGCCCCTCAAGAAAGATGTCGCGAAATTCCTCAAGCTAGGTGAAAATCTCATTGAAGTCGAAGCTTCCAATATAGGTAATGCCGGTGGCTTTGTGGCATACCTCAAGGCTGGCGATGTGGATATTCTAAGTGATGCATCTTGGCAAGCCCAAGTACCGGGTCAAGAATGGCACGCTGCAGTGGAATTAAAAAAGCATGGTTCTGAACCATGGAAGCAGGTTTTAGATATTAAAGGCGAAGATAACCGACGCGGAGCCATGGTGATGAAAGAGCGCAAAGACATAAAGCCAGCTCATATTCTCATCCGTGGTGAGTATGATAATCTAGGTGAAGTTGTGGAACGCAATACACCTGAGTTCTTACCTCCATTAAAGAAAGAAGGCGAGGTCGCCAGCCGTATGGATTTAGCCAATTGGTTGGTGAATGATCATCCACTAACGGGACGTATTGCGGTTAATCGTTTTTGGCAGCAGCTCTTTGGAGTGGGTTTAGTGAAAACTTCAGAAGATTTTGGGGCTCAAGGTGAAGTTCCGAGTCATCCAGAATTATTGGATTATTTGACGGTCTATTTCCAAGAATCGAATTGGGATGTAAAGAAAATCATGAAGTTCATGGTGATGTCAAAAACCTACCGCCAATCCTCCAAAGCAAAAGAGAAATCTTATACGGAAGATCCAGAAAATAGATTATTAGCTCGTGGGTCGAGGTACCGTATGGATTCCGAGATGATTCGCGATCAAATCTTAGCTCACAGTGGCTTGTTGTCCGATAAAATGTATGGCAAGAGCGTGAAGCCACCACAACCTGATGGTATGTGGAAAGCTGTAACTATGCCTTATTCTTACCCAAAAATTTATGAAGCTGATAGCGGCGAGGCTATATATCGCCGCAGTGTTTACACTTTCTGGAAGCGTGGCATGCCACCGCCCCAGATGAGCATCCTCAATGCTCCGGAGCGCGAAGCCTGTATTGCGCGTCGCGAACGGACCAATACTCCACTGCAGGCTTTACTGCTAATGAACGAACCCGAGTTCCTCAAGGCTCAAGGTCACGTAGCTCGCCAAGTTGTCGCCAAGAAAAGTTTAAATGACGCCCAAAAGCTCAGCTATGTTTACGAGAAATTGACATCTAGGGATATTAACAAAAAACAAGTTGGTCAATTAAAAACTCTACTGGAGCAATTACGTGATCACTACGCAAAAAATCCGTCAGACACCAAAGAACTTGCGAACTTATTAGAGCTCAAAAATAATCAGGCTGAGCTCGCAGCTTGGACCTTGTTGGTCAATTCGATTTACAATTTAGATATCATGAAGACAAGGGAGTAG